A genomic segment from Janthinobacterium sp. 64 encodes:
- a CDS encoding ATP-binding protein: MINSPVPAYVFGPFRLLPLERVLFEGDRALRLGSRAMDLLLALLERAGDIVDKHELVTIVWPHAVVDDATLRVHLAALRKALGDGRDGQRYITTIPGRGYGFLAPLAHTGRPAPGMAGVEPRHNLPVMLTRMLGRAETLQTMANQLLQLRLLCIAGPGGIGKTTLAVVLATRVLRRYADGVCFVDLAPLDEGSLVPLALATALGVAVPAGDAMPVLLAYLRPRHMLIVLDNCEHVIGAAATLADALLKGAPLLHVLATSREPLRLTSEQLLRLPALELPPADAVPDAAAARHYAAVQLFCERCAAVDEAFVLADADVPVVVDICRRLDGIPLALELAAGRIGHFGLHELRRQLDDRFRLLTRGARNMPLRHQTLRATLDWSYGLLDAQERQVLQALSVFKSRFRLESASAVAGCDVFDTLADLAAKSLVSIEFCRQHVYYRLLDTTRAYGAAQLSASGGAGAVLLRHARHCLGLAGRIAADWESMAPAHWSARYGRHVDDLRAAIDWAFGEDGDVALGVALTLAAQTLFYQLSLMDEYRVRVGRALACMEKHALEDPDSEMRLHASLAHLLLHTQGVTGTMLRSFQRGYALAMRTDDASRRCEAICGMWVCSLKLADFLGADDYVEQLAVLCAARDDTAMRLVLARMRSAGEFLRGRYAQSAALARMVLAHPEGALQLGFNNALLADHQVCLRGTLARCLWVQGRPDDALALVREAVAVGFEHNGVTLCVALAINAIPVALWCGQRELAYAWTCLLCEHAARYGLLYWSAWGAAYQRLLDAGEALTVFPWPSVRSWPIQIDLMATLHDAAADSHALRRARTGQAPWSAPEVLRRDAHHRWRALAPSDAAGLEVVRGQLEEALLLARGQQAPGWELRCATSLAAVLQAQGCRAAAHAVLAPVHAGYAQGYDTTDVMAAAALLAQLA; the protein is encoded by the coding sequence ATGATAAACAGTCCCGTCCCGGCCTATGTCTTTGGCCCGTTTCGCCTTTTGCCGCTGGAGCGGGTGCTGTTCGAGGGCGACCGCGCGCTGCGCCTGGGCAGCAGGGCCATGGACTTGCTGCTGGCCCTGCTGGAGCGCGCCGGCGACATCGTCGACAAGCATGAACTGGTGACCATCGTCTGGCCCCACGCCGTGGTCGATGACGCGACCTTGCGCGTGCACCTGGCGGCGCTGCGCAAGGCGCTCGGCGATGGCCGCGATGGCCAGCGCTACATCACCACCATTCCCGGGCGCGGCTACGGCTTCCTGGCGCCGCTGGCGCACACGGGCCGGCCGGCGCCCGGTATGGCGGGCGTGGAGCCGCGGCATAACCTGCCCGTCATGCTGACGCGCATGCTGGGCCGCGCCGAGACGCTGCAAACGATGGCCAACCAGCTGCTGCAATTGCGCCTGCTGTGCATTGCCGGTCCGGGCGGCATCGGCAAGACCACCCTGGCCGTCGTCCTGGCCACGCGCGTACTGCGCCGCTATGCCGATGGCGTGTGTTTCGTCGACCTGGCGCCGCTGGACGAGGGCAGCCTGGTGCCGCTGGCGCTGGCCACGGCGCTGGGCGTGGCGGTGCCGGCCGGCGACGCCATGCCGGTCCTGCTGGCCTACCTGCGCCCGCGCCACATGCTGATCGTGCTCGATAACTGCGAACACGTGATCGGCGCTGCCGCCACGCTGGCCGATGCCTTGCTCAAGGGCGCACCACTGCTGCATGTGCTGGCCACCAGCCGCGAGCCGCTGCGCCTCACCAGCGAGCAGCTGCTGCGCCTGCCCGCGCTGGAATTGCCGCCGGCCGATGCCGTGCCCGATGCGGCGGCGGCGCGGCACTACGCTGCGGTGCAGCTGTTTTGCGAACGCTGCGCGGCCGTCGACGAGGCATTCGTGCTGGCCGACGCCGACGTGCCCGTGGTGGTCGATATCTGCCGGCGCCTCGATGGCATCCCGCTGGCGCTGGAGCTGGCGGCCGGGCGCATCGGCCATTTCGGCCTGCACGAATTGCGCCGCCAGCTCGACGACCGCTTTCGCCTGCTCACGCGCGGCGCGCGCAACATGCCGTTGCGCCACCAGACCCTGCGCGCCACCCTGGACTGGAGCTACGGCTTGCTCGATGCGCAAGAGCGCCAGGTACTGCAGGCGCTGAGCGTGTTCAAAAGCCGTTTTCGCCTCGAGTCGGCCAGCGCCGTGGCGGGCTGCGACGTGTTCGATACGCTGGCCGACCTGGCGGCCAAGTCCCTCGTCAGCATCGAGTTTTGCCGCCAGCACGTGTATTACCGTCTGCTCGACACCACGCGCGCTTACGGCGCGGCGCAGCTGTCGGCAAGCGGTGGCGCCGGCGCCGTGCTGCTGCGCCATGCGCGCCATTGCCTGGGCCTGGCGGGACGCATCGCCGCCGATTGGGAAAGCATGGCGCCGGCGCACTGGAGCGCGCGCTACGGCCGCCATGTCGATGACCTGCGCGCCGCCATCGACTGGGCTTTCGGCGAGGACGGCGACGTGGCGCTGGGCGTGGCCCTGACCCTGGCCGCGCAAACCCTGTTCTATCAGTTGTCGCTGATGGATGAGTATCGCGTGCGCGTCGGGCGAGCGCTCGCATGCATGGAGAAGCATGCACTGGAGGACCCCGACAGCGAGATGCGGCTGCACGCCTCGCTGGCGCACCTGCTGCTGCATACGCAGGGCGTCACTGGCACCATGCTGCGTTCGTTCCAGCGCGGCTATGCGCTGGCCATGCGCACGGACGACGCCAGCCGCCGCTGTGAGGCGATTTGCGGCATGTGGGTTTGCAGCCTGAAGCTGGCCGATTTCCTGGGCGCCGACGATTACGTGGAGCAGCTGGCCGTCCTGTGCGCAGCGCGCGATGACACGGCGATGCGGCTGGTACTGGCGCGCATGCGCTCGGCTGGCGAGTTTCTGCGCGGGCGGTACGCGCAGTCGGCGGCGCTGGCGCGCATGGTGCTCGCCCATCCCGAGGGCGCGCTGCAGCTTGGTTTCAACAATGCCTTGCTGGCCGACCACCAGGTGTGCCTGCGCGGCACGCTGGCGCGCTGCCTGTGGGTACAGGGCCGTCCCGACGACGCGCTGGCCCTGGTGCGCGAGGCGGTGGCGGTGGGCTTCGAACACAATGGCGTCACGCTGTGCGTGGCGCTGGCCATCAATGCCATTCCCGTCGCCCTGTGGTGCGGGCAGCGGGAACTGGCGTATGCCTGGACTTGTCTGCTGTGCGAGCATGCGGCCCGTTATGGCCTGCTGTACTGGAGCGCCTGGGGCGCCGCCTACCAGCGTCTGCTCGATGCGGGCGAGGCGCTGACGGTGTTCCCCTGGCCTTCGGTGCGCAGCTGGCCGATACAGATCGATTTGATGGCCACCTTGCACGACGCGGCCGCCGATAGCCATGCGCTGCGGCGCGCGCGCACGGGTCAGGCGCCGTGGAGCGCGCCGGAAGTGCTGCGCCGCGACGCGCATCACCGCTGGCGCGCGCTGGCACCAAGCGATGCGGCCGGCCTGGAAGTGGTAAGGGGGCAGCTGGAAGAGGCGCTGCTGCTGGCCAGGGGCCAGCAGGCGCCCGGCTGGGAGCTGCGCTGCGCCACCAGCCTGGCAGCCGTGCTGCAGGCGCAAGGCTGCCGCGCCGCCGCGCACGCCGTGCTGGCCCCCGTCCATGCCGGCTACGCGCAGGGGTACGACACGACGGACGTGATGGCGGCGGCGGCTTTGCTGGCGCAGCTGGCTTGA
- a CDS encoding putative bifunctional diguanylate cyclase/phosphodiesterase, with the protein MARLARFWHGALARLCRAPARSRELQRRLASAIDDGEFCFHYQGKFDTAQLRLVGLEALLRWNHPRHGLVYPNEFIGLAEQTGAIAALGNWGIGAACRQLAQWRAAGLPVVPVAVNISARQLCQPQLPDFVLGCLRRHAIPAGLLELEVTESCCIDDMAQAAQGLRQLRALGLAISLDDYGTGHSGLSHVRLLPIHTIKIDRSFIHDLGSSGRADCDTVIVASTLAMARGLGLQALAEGVENGEQLTHLRRLGCPQVQGFYLHRPAPAAEVAALLAAGLVTVPQHGAMRHGADAQ; encoded by the coding sequence GTGGCGCGCCTGGCAAGGTTCTGGCACGGCGCGCTGGCGCGGCTGTGCCGGGCGCCGGCGCGCAGCCGCGAGTTGCAGAGGCGCCTGGCCAGCGCCATCGACGACGGCGAATTCTGCTTTCACTACCAGGGCAAGTTCGATACGGCGCAATTGCGCCTGGTCGGACTGGAAGCGCTGCTGCGCTGGAACCATCCGCGCCACGGCCTGGTCTATCCGAACGAATTCATCGGCCTGGCCGAGCAGACTGGCGCCATCGCCGCGCTGGGCAACTGGGGCATCGGTGCGGCTTGCCGCCAGTTGGCGCAGTGGCGCGCGGCGGGCCTGCCTGTGGTGCCGGTCGCGGTGAATATCTCGGCGCGCCAGCTGTGCCAGCCGCAGTTGCCCGATTTTGTGCTGGGCTGCCTGCGGCGCCACGCCATTCCCGCCGGCCTGCTGGAGCTGGAAGTGACGGAAAGCTGCTGCATCGACGACATGGCGCAGGCGGCGCAGGGATTGCGCCAGCTGCGCGCGCTGGGCCTGGCCATTTCACTCGACGATTACGGCACCGGCCATTCGGGCTTGAGCCATGTCAGGTTGCTGCCGATTCACACCATCAAGATCGACCGCTCCTTCATCCATGATCTGGGCAGCAGTGGCCGCGCAGATTGTGACACTGTCATCGTCGCCTCGACGCTTGCCATGGCGCGCGGCCTGGGCTTGCAAGCGTTGGCCGAGGGTGTGGAAAACGGGGAACAGCTGACGCATCTGCGGCGGCTCGGCTGCCCGCAGGTGCAGGGTTTTTATCTGCACCGCCCGGCGCCCGCAGCCGAGGTGGCCGCGCTGCTGGCCGCCGGCCTTGTAACAGTGCCGCAACATGGCGCCATGCGGCATGGCGCGGATGCTCAGTAA
- a CDS encoding methyl-accepting chemotaxis protein produces MKIGTRLRCAFALLTLLLLATALLGVLRLSSLELRMRDVIDDKYPKTVLANDIIKNVNIIARSSRNLLLMTEPQQLAQERATIARAGAETEKGLAQLDKVVLSPQGRQQMAAVTQARATFNAGRDKVLALLEEGARDEATNLLLGTVRGDQLRYMAALESLITHQHELMEQAGAQVRAEHATARNMLLALSALAVLFSLVTAWLVTRSIVKPLQYALGVAQSVAAGDLTSTFGRHGGDETGKLLDALCIMNGNLLEIVQQVRSGTDTIATASSQIAAGNIDLSSRTEEQASSLEQTASAMEELSSTVQQNADNARHASVLAVEAANIAGAGGQAVGQVIHTMDAISASSAQIADIIGVIDMLAFQTNILALNAAVEAARAGEQGRGFAVVATEVRNLAQRSAAAARDIRALIANSTLQVDAGTALVAQAGATMQDVVAAVGRVSQMVADITAASAEQSTGIGQVSQAVVQMDEVTQQNAALVEEAAAASQSLEGEAARLLLVVSVFRLRQGPAVLAGRTAPAVPRLLA; encoded by the coding sequence ATGAAAATCGGCACACGCTTGCGCTGCGCCTTTGCATTGTTGACCCTGCTGCTGCTGGCAACTGCCCTGCTGGGCGTGCTGCGCTTGTCGAGCCTGGAACTGCGCATGCGCGACGTGATCGATGACAAATATCCGAAAACCGTGCTGGCCAACGACATCATCAAGAATGTCAACATCATCGCGCGCTCCTCGCGCAACCTGCTCCTGATGACGGAGCCGCAGCAACTGGCGCAGGAACGCGCCACCATCGCCCGCGCGGGCGCCGAAACGGAAAAGGGCCTGGCGCAGCTGGACAAGGTGGTGCTGTCGCCGCAGGGCCGCCAGCAGATGGCGGCCGTGACGCAGGCGCGCGCCACCTTCAACGCCGGGCGCGACAAGGTGCTGGCCCTGCTGGAAGAAGGGGCGCGCGACGAAGCGACGAATTTGCTGCTCGGCACCGTGCGCGGCGACCAGCTGCGCTACATGGCGGCGCTGGAAAGCCTGATCACGCACCAGCATGAGCTGATGGAGCAGGCCGGTGCCCAAGTGCGCGCGGAACACGCCACGGCGCGCAACATGCTGCTGGCGCTGAGCGCGCTGGCTGTGCTCTTTTCGCTCGTCACGGCCTGGCTGGTCACGCGCAGCATCGTCAAGCCCCTGCAATATGCCTTGGGCGTGGCGCAGAGCGTGGCCGCCGGCGACCTGACATCGACCTTCGGTCGCCATGGTGGCGATGAAACGGGCAAGCTGCTCGACGCACTGTGCATCATGAACGGCAACCTGCTCGAGATCGTGCAGCAGGTGCGCAGCGGAACGGACACCATCGCCACGGCGTCGTCGCAGATCGCGGCCGGCAATATCGACCTGTCGTCGCGCACCGAAGAGCAGGCCAGCTCGCTGGAACAGACGGCGTCGGCGATGGAGGAACTGAGCTCCACCGTGCAGCAGAACGCGGACAATGCGCGCCATGCCAGCGTGCTGGCCGTCGAGGCGGCGAACATCGCCGGCGCCGGCGGGCAGGCCGTGGGCCAGGTGATCCATACGATGGATGCCATCAGTGCGTCGTCGGCGCAGATTGCCGACATCATCGGCGTGATCGACATGCTGGCCTTCCAGACGAATATCCTGGCCCTGAACGCGGCCGTGGAAGCGGCGCGCGCGGGCGAGCAGGGGCGCGGCTTTGCCGTCGTGGCAACGGAAGTGCGCAACCTGGCGCAGCGCAGCGCGGCGGCGGCGCGCGATATCCGCGCCCTGATCGCCAATTCTACCTTGCAGGTCGATGCGGGGACGGCATTGGTGGCGCAGGCCGGCGCCACCATGCAGGACGTGGTGGCGGCCGTGGGGCGCGTGAGCCAGATGGTGGCCGACATCACGGCCGCCAGCGCCGAGCAAAGCACGGGCATCGGCCAGGTCAGCCAGGCGGTCGTGCAGATGGACGAAGTGACGCAGCAGAATGCCGCCCTGGTGGAAGAGGCGGCGGCCGCATCGCAATCGCTGGAAGGCGAGGCGGCAAGGCTGCTGCTGGTGGTCAGCGTGTTTCGCCTGCGCCAGGGGCCGGCGGTTCTGGCGGGCCGCACTGCGCCGGCCGTACCGCGCCTGCTGGCCTAG